In Cucurbita pepo subsp. pepo cultivar mu-cu-16 unplaced genomic scaffold, ASM280686v2 Cp4.1_scaffold000275, whole genome shotgun sequence, the genomic window gaagggagCAGGAAGCTTTGAACTTGATTGCATCAATTTACGCAACTGAAGAAGCTTGTGATTCTATCAATTTGAACTTGCGAGTtgagataaaaattataaaatattagaaggaagaaggaagcttCGATGAGTAAACATGTTGTGCAATTAAGTAGAATTGGAGTCTGCTTATTACATACAGATAGCAACAACTGTGGTGAATTACAAACCCATTAAAGCATGGACTAAGCACATTGCTTCGCACAAGTGCATTTATCACCCGAGCAAAATCCGTCATCCCACTTCTCAAAAGAAATGCAAAGTTCAGCACACGTTTCTGCAATGCACGGTCCTATAAACGCATCGCTGTGTTTATAGCATGTCCGCCCCTCCGTCTGCACCACCATCCATCCTGCAAAAGTAACACAAACTTGTTCATACAAACAAAAACCTTCTTTTTAATACTATCTGTCAATCTAAATCAACATGGAGAAGCAGGAAGGATCAAGTACCA contains:
- the LOC111784774 gene encoding putative defensin-like protein 3, with the protein product MAGQSLRNLKIVVFIFLALTSGWMVVQTEGRTCYKHSDAFIGPCIAETCAELCISFEKWDDGFCSGDKCTCAKQCA